In Brachyhypopomus gauderio isolate BG-103 chromosome 2, BGAUD_0.2, whole genome shotgun sequence, the DNA window GACAGAGCACTGCACTATTACCTAAATCACCACACCGAGACTAGCTCACACACAAGTCTCGTTGTTACGCATGGGTAAAGTATGCTAGTTATGTGGTAGTCCTGTCTCACACACGTGTTGGTTATGTCTCACACACGTGTTGGTTATGTTTATGAgccctgtctcacacacgtGTTGGTTATGTTTATGagccctgtctcacacacatgttGGTTATGTTTATGAgccctgtctcacacacgtGTTGGTTATGTTTATGAGTCCTGTCTCACACACGTGTTGGGTTATGTGTATGAgccctgtctcacacacgtGTTGGTTATGTGTATGAGCCCTGTCTCACACATGTGTTGGTTATGTTTATGAGTCCTGTCTCACACACGTGTTGGTTATGTGTATgagctctgtctcacacacatgttGGTTATGTTTATGAgccctgtctcacacacgtGTTGGTTATGTTTATGAgccctgtctcacacacgtGTTGGTTATGTGTATGAGCCCTGTCTCACACATGTGTTGGTTATGTGTATGAgccctgtctcacacacgtGTTGGTTATGTTTATTAGCCCTGTCTCACACATGTGTTGGTTATGTTTATGAGCCCTGTCTCACACATGTGTTGGTTATGTTTATGAgccctgtctcacacacgtGTTGGTTATGTGTATGAgccctgtctcacacacgtGTTGGTTATGTGTATGAgccctgtctcacacacgtGTTGGTTATGTTTATGAgccctgtctcacacacgtGTTGGTTATGTCTCACACACGTGTTGGTTATGTTTATGAgccctgtctcacacacgtGTTGGTTATGTCTCACACACGTGTTGGTTATGTCTCACACACGTGTTGGTTATGTGCTCATACCCAATAGGACTGGGTAGTCCTCTGCTTCCAGCCATGGAGTGCAGATCTTAACATGCTTAAAGTCCTTGGAGTCAATTAACTTTTTATAATATTCCTTCTGAGGACCTTTGCCTGAAAGCATAAAGGAAATACGGATGTTGAACTATAGACCATGATGTACAATGATGCACAATTAATCAAAAAATAATACTTATATACAACATTGCTACCTAATGTATTATTTCTATCTATAACAAATACCTGTGATCACACAAACTACTGATGGAAGATGTTGGCTCTCTTTCACAAATCCTTCATAATCTGGAAATGTAAATGCAAGATTTGTGAATATTCagaatttttaaatatttgatgAACTACAAATGCGCTTAAAATATTTGATGCACTATAGTTAATTCCTGCCAATTAAACACAATTGTGCGTCTTAAAGTGAAAACTGTAAAACACAGGAATAACCTTCAAGTGCCTTCAAAAGAATCGAGAAGTCCTCATCCTCTGTTggagggaaaaaaagaaatggtGAGAGCTTATAAGAGTGTGACTAGTGGACGTCGACGTGAACTCATGTTTTATAGCACCGACCCGTCCAGCTGGTACTACTGAGGAGTAAAGCGGGGCGTCCAGCACACAGCCTCACTTCTCCTGTTTTGGTGCTGCGCTCCGTAAATGCCGTCAGCTCTGTGTTTTCCTTACTGATCTCAGAACTGTggaatgacaaaaaaaaaaacatttattcccCTTGGGAAGGGGGGCTATCACTTATCTGTCCATGCCTTGATAAAGACAGACTTTGTGATTAAGTATTGTCTATATATTATTCTTTATCATAAAGTAGTCATGAAGTGTGACTTTGAGGGAAGATGGTAAACTGGCTGTTGTGTGTTATTAGCATGTTGAGCGTGGCTCTATTCTCTCCAAAAACTCCAAATAAAACTCACCAAGCCTTGAATTGTGGGTAAGCACTGGATATTTTAACAAACAGCTCATGCCGAAGCTTCAAAGGCGCTTCTCTAAATATCAAAGGTGGCTTGTCATATATGGTCGTTGCCCTAGAAGAACAACGAGGGAATATCATAACTGGCTCGTCGAAGCAGTTTGGTTTCAGAACTGGAGCAGCAGACTTCAAACAGTCACTGATCAAGCAGCGCCAGATCACTGCGTTGAGCATGAAACATTACTGCTATCACAACACGCCTCTGCTCTAATCGACTTTAATAACAATTCTTACTTTATGTTCCAGTTCTTGAGGAGGTCGTGCCTCATGGCGTTGGTAACGCACAGGTTGTAATCAGACAAACGGCCAAAAACACTCTCGTACCTGCCAAGAAGGACAGTGTGACTATTGTCATGTGTTATCTGATCCTTTCCTCATATCCCCAAGTGCTGGCTATGCTTACCATTTCGCAGCTTTAACGATCGGATGCCTTTCTCCATGACTGAGGGCCATGATGGAGTAACCGTAATTGTGCCAGTCTATCACAAACTGAGCCCCAATGATTCGACTCACCAACCACGTTACAGCAATACCAGGAATCCCAGGAGGGTTCTAGACAAGAACAAACACAAATGTGTTCTTGCAAACAACATAAGGAACCTAAATTACGTTTTCTACACAGTATTGAAGGTGTAATACCTGTAAAAGAATATAAGCCTGGTCCTCTAGCTGcattaaaacataaaacagctgCAGAGACTGAATTATCACCTTGGAGATATATATCAAGATTTTAGGGCCAACTGAAAGAGAAGAGGCACAGTGGGCTTTAATGGATCTATACAGAAAACAAGTGATTTAATTGTTTTGCTGTACCGAGTACAGTTTGTAACACGTACACCCAAGACACTGCATTACCTTGGAGACTCCTCAGTTCAGAAATGGGAATGATGTCTATTCTGTCATCCTCAAGAATGTCTTGATGGGGTTTGGTACCTATAAGAGTGCAGTATTGCCAGTCAGACACGAATCTGGTaagctttattttgttttgaggAACAGAAATTCAAGAAAATCAAGCAAGATGAGCCACTAGTGTGATTAGACAGAGCGGAACGTGCTTGGTGAAACTCAAAAGCTGCAGAAACGGCTGCAGTACGAGGCACTATTCAGCATACTTTTACAATACTCCAGAATGGAAGTGTGTCTCTCTTTACAGCCCACCGCGCAGAAGCATGCGGTGATGGGTGCATGCGATTAGAAGTAAGCAGCTATTTACCGAGGTGTCCTATAAAGGTGACATTGTATCCGTGTTTGCTGAAGGAGAGCGCGTGATACTGCATGCGCGGGCTGCGCCCTATGTCTCCCATCACCAGCACGCAGACGTTCAGGTGAGCAAACTCATCGCGACCCTTCAAGCCACGGGCCAGTATGAAAATAAACACCACCACCGCGACCGGCAGCAGAGCCCACGGCAGGCTCAACCCAGACAACAGTCCCACCAGAACCAGCGAAACTGTCACGAACAGCACCGCCGCGTTGGCCTCCGCCATTGTTGCCGTCCCGCTGCTGACGTGGCTGGAAATTTAAAGGCGCCGCCGACTTTATTCTAAGCTCTTCAAAATCGAAATTCACACTTATTTCAAGTTAAGTAAATGAATTTAAATGAATGCGTACAATCGTTTAATGATTGAGAAtggtatggaagcccattcccgccacctaaaataaaaaaacagcacatatatatatatttctcattattaagtaaattgatatctcattatttcgagatactaagtcattatttttgagatactaagtcattattttgagatagtatctcgaaataatgacttagtatctcgaaataacgacttagtatctcaaaataatgacttagtatctcgaaataatgagatatcgatttacttaataatgagaaaaaaatatatatgtgctgtttttttattttaggtggcgggaatgggcttccatacctACTTGATCCAGTTGATTCAGTAGCGTTTTATTGCTGGGTCCAGCGATTAGTGTTTAAGCGGGGTTGAAACTAAACTCTGCAGGGCGGTAGATAAACAGGACCTGTGAACCTCTGAGCTAATACAATCAATCTCCATCAGTTTAAACTGTACGTGACTTCAGGACATCTCCGTCCTGGGACGCCACAATGATCCTGTATGATCCAGATATCATAAATTAtaaattaataatttttttattattttatgacaAGACGAGTGACATCTTCTCAAATGCATTACTTATTCTTCCTCTTAGTGcagaaatgtgttttttttatgtcatAGTTTCTTATTACGGACTTAGATGCACATAAACGTGCGCACACTCCTCCACGTGACCAGTCGCTCCCCTACCCTACCGTTACACTAAATCTGTCAAGACGTGAACCAAGTGATGGTTTCCTTACCACACACTGCTTGTTTGCTCATCCACgtttattaataataaagaaAAGTCTCTCGGGCCTTGGACCGATTGTTTTGCAATATCTAAAAAAGATGTTGCGCGCGACTTTGATGCTCCTTCTTCTCTCATCATCGGTCCAGTCGTCGCACCAGGAGATTATTGACGACATACTGGAGAGTTTGTCCAAAGGAGTGACTTTCTTTGACAAGCAGTGCAGGAATATCAATCTTGATGGCGTCGTCGGTTATGTAATTCTGAAAGGTAAGATTTGCATTTTTAATGGGACGTCTTTAGAAGTGACAGAAAGATCAAATTTGCGCGTTTAGAAAACTGCAGGTTAATGGTTCGTGTTTTATCAAACATttagtggcaaagaaaaacgaTGTTCTGTTTTCAAAGCCATTGCACAGAAATTGTTTAGGCATCGTGGAACTGCTTTGTGTCCATTACGCACGGGTGACACTATGACATGTAAGCGTGCGCATTTTCACAAGTCTGTATTTGTTTACAAAAACAGCACAGTTGCAGGAAGCCACCCGGTCCTGGCCCAATTCGGACTTCCTCAGTCTCTTTCAGCGTTCCATAGCACTGTCTTTGGTTAAAAAACTGGACAGAAGCTTGTCTCACGCGGTCACCTCTCTTCAAGAGACAGACTCCAAATATTATAAAGGTGattcacgacacacacacacacacacacacacacacacacacacacacacacacacacacacacacacacacacacgcacacgcatacgcacacacacacgcacgcacgcacgcacgcacgcacacacacacacgcacacacacacacacacgcacacgcacgcacgcacacagacacacacacacgcacgcacgcatgcacacacacacacacacacccccacacccacacgcacacacacacacacacacacccacacgcacacacacacacgcacgcacgcacgcgcacacacgcacgcatgcacacacacacacacacacacccacacacacacacacacccccacacccacacacacacacacacacacacacacccccacacccacacacatctcctgCACGCGTCACGATAACCAGTGCGTCTTCCCCAGAGTTTGAGCCCATCTTGGACACGTCGTTTTGGTCTTTGCCTCGTGAATGGAGCTTCACGGACCCCACGCTCGTGTACTCCTCCACGAGGACCACGGAGTGTTACGACGAGCAGCAGGGTGACAAATGCCTAACGCTGCTTCTAGGAACATGGTGAAAACACAGACGACTAAGTATTAACTTAAGCATTTAAGACAACGGGGTGACACAACTATGTTTTGTCTGTAGGAAAGACAACGGAACACCATGCATCGTGACGAAGTCTTGTAGAGACACAATGACACGTTTCGGATGTCCGCACTATTCCCTCTCACACCAGCTGCTGTACTTCATGGTTGGAACCATGGTAaatatgttttattttgaactTAAGTTTTGGTTTGGTCTTGGATCAAGGCAAGAAATGGTCATATATCTGTCACTTAACCGGTTAAAACGTTTCTGCTGACAGAAAGGGTGTTCCAGGATGCTGAAGGGAGACCTTAGGCTGTCTCGGGTCAACATTACGGTGGAACACTACCAGAAGATATTCTGCTCAAATATGATGAAGGGCAATCAGGAGATTGTCAGCAGTGGTTTCACTTCTCAAATACAAGATATCTTCATAGAAAACAGTtagttgaatgttttgtcatgAACTACCATATAGTTTATACTGTATACTCTTATAATATGTTGATGCACAAAAAAAAATCCTCTTCTTTTGCAGTTCTTTTATGTGGTTTGGCTGGTTTTTCTGACTTTTATAAGGCAGACTGGTTACAGCATATTCTGGCATGGCAAGACAAAAAACTGGGTTGCTTTGGGAAAGATGGTAAGAATGTTAATTCATACTATTTGGGTTGTATCAGTAGTGCCACTGGCTCATAGCAGAAGGGTCCCGCCCACATGGCGGTTCGCACTTCTCACTACATCAGTGTCATGTTTCTGTTTTTCTGGCAGAAGACTACTCAGAAATGTTTGAGGAATTTTTGGATACACCTCACAAGCGTGtgaaaagaagagaaaaaacCTTAAAAGGTTGTCGTTATATTTAGTTCACAATGTGATAAAGCTGTGTTGTTATGCTGTGTTATGACAATGTTATATTAAGACGTCATGGCGATACATATATTCTTTTTGCAGATGGATGCTCAAGTCACATGACAGGAGTCGCAATGAGTGCGCTGGGCGGTTATCTCAACTTCTATCTGTCTGAGCAAGACATTACCAAGAGACCCCTCATCTAATATCTCAACAACATGGCGATGGACCGTTtcacaaaacaataacaaaccAATAACTTCATTaacatgtcttttttttattctgtagaaAATATAACATAAGCTGCCTGTACATTTTTAAATAGGAGTATATTATATGGAAGTGACATTTTGGTAAAAGGATACCATTTCATAATATACTTAAGAAATAAATGTTTGAATGTAATTCACATAAGGTTGGTACTCAGTTAAACTAGGTTTTTGTTTAGATTAATAAAGACCTCTGGGTGCATAATGTTCCAAAGAGCATTCTtaataatgaatgaataaatgactTCCATTCTtaataatgaatgaattaatgtcTGCATTCAAGTAACAGGATGCTCTCCAAGCTGCAGACCCAGGACACGAGTTAAAGTCTTGGCTAATAACCAAATAATCAAGACATTGACCCGTATCTGACTAGCAGAACACTACTCTACTGAGAGGCTCTGCTCCATGTCATCACATCAGATTGCATGACAATCACATATTCTAGAATTTGCAGATTCTAGAAAACACCAATCAGAAACTTTGTCATAATCAGGTGACCTGAacgtatttttttttaaaccagtaGTAACATTTCAAAGGTCTCTGAAGACTGCTGGTGCTATTGGTTCCAGCCGATGACCTCATAAAAGAGGGCCTTTATCATGCGTGCCTCGTACGTGACCGTGTTCTTGCCGATGTGCATACGCTCCTCCTCCAGGGGTTGCTCAATGACAGCGGGCACGTCCCTGCCGTACACTTTGGGGAGACAGGAAGACGGTAATTAGCTCCACTGAGGAGAGCAGCCTGAAATTTAATTAGCATGTCGGCACTGAAAACAGAGCGCCACATCCCCAACTGAATCGGATGGTAATCGGATGAATCCGTTGAAATCACTAAATTGACTGTTTTGCTGTGGTGAACACCATCGAATCTGATGCATATACTTATAATGTTACAGTTGTTCTGTTTAAAGATAATACGATGATTCTTTTATCATTTTTTTGCCACCATATTAAACAAACTGATCAAAAATCAACTTTATTTCCATTGAACGACGAGGCAGGGTCGGCTTTGTCTTTcccacactgcacagtatgaacGCTGGCCGGCTCCACAGAGGTGACGGAGGTACTTACACTCGCAGTGCTCCAGAAACTGGATGCAGTCCTGTACCACCGTGTCCCTCAGCATCACCATGTGCTTGGCCATGTTCTCCAGGAGTGACAAGAAACATCTCTTGATGTAGAACCACGTGTCCGTACCGAGCTGAAATCATACTGCGTCAGTGCCGTGACCTCTAACCCCGGTCCTGAACTCTAACCCTACGCAGTGTCAAGTCCTTCACGCGACGAATCAGGAGTTGAACGTAGCACTTGCCCCATCGATAAATGCCACCACCTGATTTCACTAATGAACTCACCTCCTTATCAATGAACGGGATCTAATGCGTCAGAGTGGGCCGTGTAGATAAAGGTTGCGAGCTGAACACACCCATCAACACCACACTCCTCACTGGATTAAATAAGCAGCCCCAGCTATGGTTAACCAGCTTTTCCCATTTATAAAACTTTTAACTGTGATTTTGCTTCCACTTACAGTATTAACGAGGAGCCCAGAGAAAAGGGCCTTGGGATTAATATTCAGCTAATATCTCAGTTGCTAACGGACGACATGTGGCTTAGCTAAAAAGAGAGCAACATGAAAGCAGGAGCAGACAAGCGAGTGCAGTAGCTAAGCTCCTCCCCCACGCGTCCCGGCAACACGGCGCTCGCGGGAGGGCGA includes these proteins:
- the alg1 gene encoding chitobiosyldiphosphodolichol beta-mannosyltransferase translates to MAEANAAVLFVTVSLVLVGLLSGLSLPWALLPVAVVVFIFILARGLKGRDEFAHLNVCVLVMGDIGRSPRMQYHALSFSKHGYNVTFIGHLGTKPHQDILEDDRIDIIPISELRSLQVGPKILIYISKVIIQSLQLFYVLMQLEDQAYILLQNPPGIPGIAVTWLVSRIIGAQFVIDWHNYGYSIMALSHGERHPIVKAAKWYESVFGRLSDYNLCVTNAMRHDLLKNWNIKATTIYDKPPLIFREAPLKLRHELFVKISSAYPQFKACSEISKENTELTAFTERSTKTGEVRLCAGRPALLLSSTSWTEDEDFSILLKALEDYEGFVKESQHLPSVVCVITGKGPQKEYYKKLIDSKDFKHVKICTPWLEAEDYPVLLGSADLGVCLHKSSSGLDLPMKVVDMFGCCLPVCAINFQCLDELVKHEENGLVFTDSSELAEQLKMLLCEFPKEHGKLRHFRQNLREGGQQRWDENWDLNVLPLFKEHCD
- the c2h16orf89 gene encoding UPF0764 protein C16orf89 homolog isoform X1; protein product: MLRATLMLLLLSSSVQSSHQEIIDDILESLSKGVTFFDKQCRNINLDGVVGYVILKAQLQEATRSWPNSDFLSLFQRSIALSLVKKLDRSLSHAVTSLQETDSKYYKEFEPILDTSFWSLPREWSFTDPTLVYSSTRTTECYDEQQGDKCLTLLLGTWKDNGTPCIVTKSCRDTMTRFGCPHYSLSHQLLYFMVGTMKGCSRMLKGDLRLSRVNITVEHYQKIFCSNMMKGNQEIVSSGFTSQIQDIFIENILLCGLAGFSDFYKADWLQHILAWQDKKLGCFGKDEDYSEMFEEFLDTPHKRVKRREKTLKDGCSSHMTGVAMSALGGYLNFYLSEQDITKRPLI
- the c2h16orf89 gene encoding UPF0764 protein C16orf89 homolog isoform X2 — protein: MLRATLMLLLLSSSVQSSHQEIIDDILESLSKGVTFFDKQCRNINLDGVVGYVILKAQLQEATRSWPNSDFLSLFQRSIALSLVKKLDRSLSHAVTSLQETDSKYYKEFEPILDTSFWSLPREWSFTDPTLVYSSTRTTECYDEQQGDKCLTLLLGTWKDNGTPCIVTKSCRDTMTRFGCPHYSLSHQLLYFMVGTMKGCSRMLKGDLRLSRVNITVEHYQKIFCSNMMKGNQEIVSSGFTSQIQDIFIENILLCGLAGFSDFYKADWLQHILAWQDKKLGCFGKDDGCSSHMTGVAMSALGGYLNFYLSEQDITKRPLI